The DNA sequence GTCTTTTTGTGCAGTTTGGttttattgtatagtttaaagaaatatgacccagtctgtgaaaacccggCTAAAGTCACTTTTTTGCAATTTGCATAAAATCATTCTTCATAATATAAagtacattctgtgaaaataacatatttaatattgacacgtgtcaaagattaaaatcaatgtgaaatccaactttgatgctcttaatctcataatttaatatttacagagtaagatcatgttaaagattgaaaccaaactttgatACTCCAAATCTCACCATAGATTATAAGACAGTCAGTAACAAATTCATCTTTACCTCTGAGCTTCTCTCCGTCATTTGACTTTGCATAGCTTCAGGATCGTCTGTTCCTTTCTCTGTCCTCTTATCTGAATGAAAATAACCACAGGTCCAAATTATTATGACGGTTCCCATGGGGCGATCCGCTCCATACTTTTCAACATACTCATATGATTGTTAGGgttgtgacgagacacttaatccacgagacgagacacaagattgggttcacgagaacgagacgagaggaaatttttacactttttaagaaatcttcaatgataaaataaatgaataagaaaccgAAATCAcgtcatttttaaaaatcacgtcattttttttcactttagacggagagaaaCTCTTGTTTacccaaacaatgtttaaatccatttaaatatttaatatatgcccatttctttacaatagaaatgatacagtcactgtcattttttgagcaagaccatgcagacattaaatcatgtaaactctgtgtgagggtttaatctgctgagacttcacatctgacactgatcaacagacaaacacaacgcgTCTCAGACTTCACACGAGTTTACatacgaacattattggaaagccaaacaaaaaagcaaacacTGTAAAAggttcaaacagaaagctgcatcctccggaggtcgcatatgcaggctgcatacgtcatcaaggtttatttcagatacttatctgagcattacattcacaagtcatgaGCCTATTACAACAAGTTGCGATTAACTAAATAagtagtaaactttataattgttaatattctctaataagacagtctttatgaagtaaatgcagtttaaaaatgcgacctctgaaggatgcagtcttttatttgagaaacggacagcatttcacctccacaAGAAAAGGGGTGTGATGAGATCTCGTCGCAcaagatctcgtcacacccctaatgaCTGTGATATGTTTTTAATTGACACTTTTGAAAGTAATATCCATATATGTTTATGtctaaaactgttttttattgaGTGGATCCTTAAGAAGGAGAAGAGATGAGGGGAGGGGAAAAGGAGAAAAGTTGAGGGAAAGGGAGGAGGAGAAGAGAAGAAGAGGAGTAGAAGAGAGGCAGAGAAGAGGAGTAGATGAGGGGGGAGGAGAAGAGAAAGAGAAGAGAGGAGTGGAGAGGGAGAAGAGATGAGGGGAGGGGAGATGAGAAGGAGAAGAGAAGTAGAGAAGACGAGGAgaaggagagaagaggaggagAAGAGATGAGGGGAGGGGAGATGAGAAGGAGAGAAGACAAGGAGAAGGAGAGAAGAAGAGGAGAAGAGGAGGAGAGAAGACAACGAGAAGGAGAGAAGAAAAGGAGAAGAgaaggagagaagaggaggagAAGAGGAAGAGATGAGGAGATGGGAGATGAGAAGGAGAAGAGAAGGAGAGAAAATGAGGATGAGAGAAGATGAGGATGAGAGAAGAGGAGGGGAAGAGATGATGGGAGGGGAGAAGAGAAGGAGAAAAGAAGGAGAGAAGACGAGGAgaaggagagaagaggaggagAAGAGATGAGGGGAGATGAGAAGGAGGAGAGAAGGAGAGAAGACAAGGAGAAGGAGAGAAGAAGAGGAGAAGAgaaggagagaagaggaggggAAGAGATGAGGAGATGGGAGATGAGAAGGAGAAGAgaaggagagaagaggaggagAAGAGGAGGGGAAGAGATGATGGGAGGGGAGAAGAGAAGGAGAAGAGAAGGAGAGAAGATGAGGAgaaggagagaagaggaggggAAGAGATGAGGGGAGGGGAGAAGGAGAAAAGAAGGAGAGAAGACGAGGAGAAGAGATGAGGGGATGGGAGAGGGTGAAAAGAAGGAGAAGAGATGAGTGGAGAAGAGAAGGAAAGATGAGGAGGGGAAGAGATGAGGGGATGGGAGAAGGAGAAGAGAATGAGAAGAGAGGAGAAAAGGAGAAGAGATGATGGGAGGGGataagagaaagagagaagaaGAGGGGAAGAAATGAGGGGACAAGAGAAGATGAGAAGAAGGAGAAGAGAGGAGGAGAAGAGAAGGAAATGAGGGCACGGAGAAGGAGAGGTGAAGAAGAGAGTAGAGGAAGACTTGCACACAGGAAATCTTAACTTTCATTATTAACAATATAGACATGCAGAGACTTGCTGGAGTGAGGAGAATATAAAGTGTTTGAAGGACAGTTGAGAAGGAGGTgcggtttgatgtttttgaattaGATATGAGACCAGTCTGGCGTGAGATGTTTATAGATGTCTTATCTTCTTCATTGGTTTGTTGCAGAGAGACACTGAGCTTCTCATCTGAGAAACAGAGAGACTCTGAGATGTTTGACTGGTTTCTCTTTAGTTCTTCAGTGTCTTGATCTTTGGATGTAGGGTTTATTTTGGGAAGATGGCATCGGTTCTCTCCCCTCCTGCAGTGAAGACAGTTCTCATAGAGAAGAGCGTGTATGCTGTGAGCAGGACGCCTCGACTCCAAGCCTGCCACAGACGATGACATCGACTCATAAACGCTTCTGTGTTGCTCAGCAGGACTGTAGTGTGTCAGGAGATCAGACAGACCGGAAACATAACCATTTGTCTGTGAACGCTCAGATGTCAGCTTCCATTGGTTGTGAAAAGTCGATGATATGCAAGGTTTTCTGATAGCCTCTGACTCCTGATGGGTGGGGTGTGCGATGACATCACTGGTGGGCAGGGCTGATTGTTTACCTGCAAAGGATTATGTTTGTTACACGATACCTCACAATATTGTAATGTGTAGGTAATTGCATTAAAAATATGGTTGATATGAAGGTCAAGTAACTAAACTTGTAGAgtaaggggcggttcacattttaCATCTGCGACCGTcggttggttcttgtcacatgacctgcggtgcgctTGTGGCATTCtagaaagttgaaatgtttttaactcgatgcAATGCGGACGCACCTGGAAAAACAAGTGTGTCGCACATATGCGCATCGTGACCGTAACACTTCCGTTATGAGTGAGCATACCacgcgcctacatttgaaataacgaacttgagtgCGCAAAAGACGAGAAATGTGAATCGCCCTAAGAACGTTCAGTAAAAACACAGGATTTATGCTCTGCTCAACCCTACTGAGCTGTCTACCTAGCCTACATTTCAAGACTTACTGCCCATGTTAAGTGTTTCTTCAACAGGTAActgtctatttaaaaaaataaaacattgagaCATTTCTTACCTGACACAATGGAAAGTGGAGTCATTTCAGGCAGATGTGTCGTCTGTTCAACAAATAAGAAAgaaaaggaaaaataaaaaagcagaaaatcaATTGTTCATAGTAAACCTAAAACCGTGGCCACATTACTAAAgttttgagcaaaaacaatgataaaatgTCTGACttgtgcataaatgtaattgaaCATTCAAAGTTTTATCAAAGTCCCTTTTGGAAAGTCGCGCCACTcggcggccatgtttgcaatgctATTCTACTTGAATAGAGAAAGAAAGATACACTATTTCTAAAATCTGatgaccaacaattaaacctggaagtcaatggttacaatcagaaAAGAAGGAgagtgtttaccatcatttatcaaaataaattaatacaggtttgcAGAAACATGATGATAAGaaaacaatgacagaattttcgttTTTTAGGGTAACAATCCCTTTAAGCTCAAAATGTGCTATTTTGAGGTCATTTCAGCCACTGAGCATGAGCAGAAGCGTCTCAAGCGACTCCATTTAAAGCCCCTCCCCCAGAGAATCTTTATCGATTTATGATTGGTTTTAAACTGCAGTCAATCATAACTGAAAACACTATTTATCTGTAATatattgtaaaaacaaaaaacacaaatggaaTCCACTTTCAACATGATAGACACATCAAACAGcagtgtaataaaataaaacttataataCGATGATAAACAACTGAGACACCCTTACTATAAAAACTAGCAAAAAGCATctttctttatcattttaaagtagcagtGCATCCTATATGCCATATCTCAAAGGGTCATGCTTTAAAGATGACAGGACTTTTAATATGATATAATTCCTGAATTTACAACTGTTGGTCAGCAGGGGGCAGCAAACACCCTCACACTTTACAGTGTCATGTCAATGAAAGATTCACAAACTCCCAAGAGATTAACGAACGAAAGAGCTCGTATAATACATGATCGTAACACTTTATCTTCTCTCAAAAATAAACTGAAACATTCACTGATAAATAATATTCACAGAGGACAATAAAGCTAAGTAAGAGTACACACAGAGTGTAAAAACACGTTTCGCTATCTTTCAGATCCACATTGCACTAATACAATCTCATCTTCACAGGTCCTGTTCCAACAATGACGAAAAATGGCCAACTTAAGGGAAAATGTGCTCATAAAGTTCAGTCTCTCTGATCTTCCTGCAGATTACCATAATTAACCACGTCCCTTCTAATCTCTTTGTAAGCTTCGCCCTAACCAACCACACATGCAAAATTACACATGCAGTATTGTGTGTTTACCTTAAGTCCTCCACAGACAGAGCAGGTGATGAAGAGTGATTTACGCCTGGCATCAGGACAGTCTGCAGAGTTACCACAGTTCATACCCGGAGGCCCCTCCCCTTTCTTTAGCCCCTCCCCTGTGTGCATCAGGGCTGAGtctgaatctgattggctaaaaaATTCAGAACAGACTTGAGACTGCGTCCTGACTGACAGCTCAGTCTGTCCACTCTCCGGACATCCAGTATCATCTGCAGATCTCCTCTTGTCTCCGGAGCACTCGGCGGTCCTGGTGATCTCCAGCAGCTTGAGGGGCGTGTCGTACAGGTATCGCAGAGATGAGGGCACCTGGTACTCATGAGCAGGGCTGGGTGGGCAGGTGCACAAGTGTTGTTCTGGGTTAGCGGGTGGTGGTAGATTAAGCAGTGTGTTATGATCATCCCCAGCGACACATGCATCCAAACTGCCACTGTAGGAAGAGAAACTTCCCGTTGCTATGCCGCTATCGGATGAGTTCTGTCTTCCGGTCTCTTTCAGTTTTCGAGAGCGAATCAGATCCTCTGGGACCCTGAGCCCATCGCTCAAGCTGTCCGATGGTGCCTCCTCGCCCTGAGATGCTGTTCTTGGTGCGATTGGGTGAGATGTTTCAGATGAGTTGAGCGGGACCGACTCGACAGGCCGACTGATGATGCTACACTCTGAAGTGTCGGATGAACCAGATATGCTACAAGTGTCTCCTGTCACCGAAGATCCAACACTGGAACTGGAAGCTTTTAGGACAAAAACAAGTACAATTTTGTTTAGATTGCACATAACAGAATAACAAACAGAAATGATGCTACTGATGCTAATCTGCACACTCaacatttttatgttgtttcaaacacattttgtgATGCCTGTTCAGTACTTAAGAGATTTACATAAAGCTTAAGATATCTTCCATTGTTTTTGCCAGCTGTAGTCTCGCAATTGGGTGGTATTGCTTTCATTTAACCATCAGTCATTTAATAAAAGACATTCTACGTCATATATTCTGAGTAATCTGCACAAGTTATTGTTGATATCTTGACACATGTATGAACGTTATAAATGACTTCTGTTGTATAGCATCACAAACCATTAGGTTGAATTTTATGTTAGAGCATGCAATGTTCAGAACAATCAgacaaaatgtaaacaattcttctcaaactattatttcacacaaTATTTTGGGGTAAAAAGTTGGggattgagttaagggtaatttGGGGTTTCTCTTATTAAAACGTTaatccaggggcctcatttataaagatcgtaaagtgtgcataTGCAAAATTCCACGGCAAAGTCGTGGAAAAGTGCTGAGCGCCACTTCAGGGTCTGGGCAGACTTACGCACTTTTGtttgtccgattgctgcaggttttttgAAACTaaaagccattcttgctgctcaaAATGGATTTGAACTTTgacaggtgctctttaatatgtCGATGACATTGATGTGAGACAGGTACCTGAGGAATAAGACAGAAGACTGATCCTCCTCTCAAGCTCTTCTGCTTCATGATTTAATCTGTCTTGTAATGAAACTGCACTGATACCACactctgagagagagagagagagagagagagagagagagagagagagagagagagaaagggagggaAAGAGAAGAAAATTCAATGGGACAGTGAAAGACGAGAAAGTGTAACATCATTTAGTATGTTTTctcacattttctaaaaaaacatatttatttatacaccTACTATATAAAACCTTTAAACCATAAAAAATGACTGTCAGCATGTGCGTCATCATATACTGGCATCCCTCATCCataaaatacccgtaaaatatCGGCAGACAAATCCTATGCTCCTATGAgcttttaataaacaaaaatgtccacgcgtcatcccaacaagatatatcgttcagctcctcaaaacagggcttttaaatgcatattaacaatcacgatgagaaatgtctgcaaactggattaaagcagagatcagggagctcgtcaaatatccactcggAAGCtaagatcattcaccagcattgaACGGCGCGTCACGCACTCCTttatcttatcataaacaaaaatacacgcAAATGcattctggagagagaaataatgaaTAATATGCTAAATTCAGACACTGCGGAGAAGACTTAAAAcacgtcacgtgtctttccagGACCTTTTCGGTATCTGTGTGAATGCACACACAGAGATACCTGGGtgcattttctgtgtattttccggaatgtctgtgtAAAAAGGGCTTCTGTCTTATTGTTAAATGCTATGTAAAAGTAACACATGAGAGGGGGTGTCAGTCGAACACCCCAGTGTTTATCTAGCACCTAAAGAGCTATTTATACATCAGACATGTGAATGAGATGGCAGGAAGCCAAAGGAGGAGGAGGGGGTACGGTCCATTGCCAACCACCAAGTAAACATTAAGCAAAAACCAAATCAGCATTCCAAAGAaacccaaaacatttgcatacaacattttaaactgAATGTTATCTTTATATAACACATCAGCTGGCCTGGATATACCATGACCCTGAAGGGCTTTACTTACAGTACTGAGGGTGAGGTTACAGCGTTATGTGACTAATCATAAGCTCGGTGTTTATGAACTGTGACTTTAACCCTTAAATCTCCCTACTCCAGCTTATGTTCAAAGTACACCGTATAAAACGTCCTGGTTGGCTGGGGTGATATGTGtgaaacaaaataaagtcaACGCAGCCTTTTTGTTAAAATGTCCAGACTGAGAGTTTAGTGGACATTAAATTGTTTTTCAAGCTAGCTTGAGCTAGCTCTCTGTTCTAAGATAAACAGCACTCAAGGAATTTTGTACAAAAATACTTCCATATTGTTATAAACCGGCCGAACCAGGGGCGtcgctagaccccttttactggggaacgtgccccagtgtaaatcctTTGTGCCCtggtgtaaatctcaagtttaaattttagcagttaactattgtattcatttacaaaaataatcacAGCAAAAACGGAtctacagcggggaaaataagtatttgacacatcaacattttttatcagtaaggggatttctaagtggactattgacacaaaatttcagACCAAACGCATCAAGCCAAATACTGAATTTGtataaagaaatcagaacatttaagtatacaagttgagtcataataaataaattgaagtgacacagggaataagtatttaacacatgaagagaacaaggtggaAAATGGCATAAAAAGTCAGGAGATCACAtcaaatctgtcagtattgaaaGCAGTCGCACAAATCCATGTCCGAGCGCGTCTGTACGTTCAGCAAATTAGGCTGTataaaaatatggacgtagtgtccgtgacgtcacccataggtttgtgaagagcttttttaaaAGCCAATAGTTGCCGTTACCATCTTGGCCACATCATTTTATGCCATTTATGCCATGTTCATAATGTTAAGTATATGAAGATGatacttcaatattttttaaatacatgtttatcttTCCCAGTACTTGTTGCAGTGTATGAATAGTAGGTTAAGCAAAGGCAATTGTATAAAACTTATTTGCATACAGCAgggcctgtgccccagtagagctttatgtcGTAAGCTGAACCAACATCAGCACATATGCAACTGACCTGGGAGCAGTGGCTTCAGTCCGAACGGACCTCTGGATGGAGAAATCCCACGAACAATGCAATCACACAGAAAACTGATCTGCTCGCCATCAGAAGACGCCAGACAGAAGACGCCAGCCcctgcacacaaacacagagagatGAGGAAGAAATATGAGGAATAGTTACATACTGTACGCAACTGACTCAGAAGACATGCAAGCGTCCGATCTGCTCTGTTTTGGCATGTAAACGTCCTTTAACCTGATTTGCATCATTCACAGTATTGACCTCACTTTAAAAGAACTTATCAACGAAGCATGATTATGCTATTCATCACGTTGAATTAAATATCTGATGCataaaatatgatgattattaAGGCTGTCAATAATAAAGCGGACTCAAGAGAATCACTCATAATTGTTTGCATTTGGAGACAGTTCAGACAGTACATGTAATGATTGTTTATTGTTGCAGGTGGATGTTATATTGTCAACTGCTCTTAAGTTTCATGAGGTGGAGGTCATACAGCCGACACATCAATCACTCCAGAAACAAGACCACCGGGAATGTTCAGCTgtgaccacacacacacacacacacatgctggcTTTTAACAAGCATGATATTCTGTGATTTTCTGTAGCTTGATTGGTAGTTCATTGTGTTAGCACcacaaggtcatgggttcaaaccccaCACACGCTGCATACGGATAAACATATAAACCTTGAATGAACTGTAAGCCACTTAAGAAGAAAGCATAAATGAAAATGTAGCAAAAAAGGATGTTGTGAAACTGGTAGGTAAGAACCAGGGACCAAAATTATTGATTCATTATTGAGGTACATCAATTCTCCAAATGAAACCATAACATTGTGGTTTATTTCAGGTTGCTTTTTCACATAATTGTTAACTATATTGCTTTAACAATAACTGATACTCACAGACACCACAGCGCGTTCCTCCCTCAAACACAAAGCCGTTGCTCACCGGGCCGTATCGCCGCAGATCTAGTAGATTCCAGTGGCCGGTGATCACGGCCGGCAGATCTTTAGCGATCACCAGGAGATTGTTGCATAAATGAAGAGTCGCAGGGCCGCTTTCCAGTTTAGTGCCGGGCAGCACAAAAACATTGAAACTGTGGACTGACAGGAGAGACAAGGTTTGATAATGGTCATGTTTAATTCATGCAGTCAGATACTACACTTAAAACATGTTTCATAAGGATTGACAAATGCATAAACAATTTCAGATTTGCTTTTTTCGAAATACCAAGAATGCAGTATAGTCACAAGTCCATGCACCCTGTGTATACACTTCAGACTTAAATGAATCCATATGAAATGTAGGCGACACTAAACACTTGGCAAAACAATTCAAGGTAGACATACTGACCCAGAACAGCTTAAACTACAAAGGAAGTCAAATATTGCCATATGCAATGGACACAGAGACAACAATGATTATTCAAGATTATAGAGCTTTATTTCTGTAGCAAGACATAAAAAAAGTCAACATTACTCCACTAAGTGGAGCTGTTGTCCTCCATTGTGCTGCTAAGAAAAGCAGTGATCGCGTGTGCTGCCCACCTGATTTGACATCATGCTAGTGGAGATGGGAATATCCAATCTGCCCATTTACATTGTGGACGCAAATGCATGTATCTGATTCATATTgaatttatttccacatatgaatGAGGCCTAAATCCGATCGGATAATAACAGATTTTATGCACTTTTCCTGCTTATAAGTCTGTGGGTCAAATCTAACTGTGCCACATGAggggaaaaaaatcacaattgAGTCACTTCAAACAGCAGTTCAAATGCGgccttaaaggtggggtgcatgatctcaaagttgatatttgaaatcacctaaacaaacacgcccctaccccaattgAATccggaccttcttttgatagacccaccccacacatacgcaacccaggcaatgatgtcggttagtagacacgccccttactgctgattggctacaagtgtgtttttgtactcggcccgactccctttttggaagtgtatttaaaaaatcgtgcaccctgcctttaagtcaCATAGGATAAAGCATTTGCCAGATGCATATAAAGTAATTTTCCCACCTTCCCCGAGGCAATAGCGCAGTCGCAGATCCCAGCTCTGTAGCGCCTCCCTACTGTCAAAACCGAGCACTGCGGTATGAGTGAGACAGATGATTGAGAGGATGAAGGTAACAGCATCATCACCGCAGACGCGCGCCTCCAGACCGCAGATCTGCTCCAACGTCACGCTGCCCCGCTCCTTCACTCCACGCTCCTTATACACGTACAGCACCAAACAATCTGAAACAAACACACGCATGATTTCTTATAGTCTAACAAGACTTTTCACATCAGCAATGTGTGACATTATTTAGCCTCATTAAGAAATTTTACAGTCAGCACAAAATCAAAACTGGCCCTATTTACTTTCATAATACATCTTGGTCTTATTGTATGCATGTTATCTATAGTAATGTGATGTTAGAAACATGCACACTTGTTAGAAACGACTAAACATCAATCACTTTCGGTATAGATAGATGCAGTTACTGTATGAAGGGATAGGACACGACTCTGGTTACCACGAAAGCAAACGGGAAATCCAAACAAGCCTCGGCCACACGCACGAGTGTGAACAGCTGTCATAACACGACCTGTGATCTGCATGCATTTCTGTGAATCCTGAAGCCATTACAGCTGAAACACTACACCAAAACATACCgcaaaataacacaaacaagAGTGATACCTACTTCAGTGAGAAATAGCAGCACTTAGAATTGCCACTTTTTTAATCGAATTAGTCAACTGACTATTATATAGCACACAATAGATTAATTAAGTAGGCTATATGGTGTATCCATATAAACAGACATTATTAGTGTAAGCATGCACtaatacgcacacacacaattacacctaataatgcaaaattaaatatgtaaatacaATATGAGCACAATATGAGgaatattaaaaaatgttatgttatattttttcttatattGGCCTACATCtaatataatatcataaaaCATTTGCAATGCCATATTACCGTAGGCTATGTAAACATTTCCTTTTCTTATGTTCTTTGaggtaaaatatattttctgtaaaGCTGTTATTGTAATAAAACTGAATATTCTCATTCAATTTCATTCCACATTTCAATACTATTACATTAAAAGCTATGTATTTGCTGTTTTATTGTTTATCACTGTTAACATGTCGTAAATGATTATGAACAGACCTGCTACCGGTGAGGGTTTGCGGAGCACGAGCCAGCGACTTTTCCactgcagacagacagagagaaattaataaatcatcattatcatcatcatcatcctcgcACGCGCACACGCATATACAGTTTTCGTACTTTTTTGCCGTCTCTGATTTTACCGGGTCCCTCCGCGATCACGGTGTCGCACATCTTCCCGTCATGACAGCTGTGCGCGTGCACGCGTCCATACTCTGGTAGGCTCGTCCCTGCGTCTTCAGGCACGCGTACTGTCCTGATACCCCACATATGTCAGAGGGCAATGAATGTTCAGTGGGCGTTTctaaagtttgtttattatcaCTCAGACACACTCATacggcatatatatatatatatatatatatatatatatatatatatatatatatatatatatatatatatatatatatatatatatatatatatatatatgtataaaagCATATGTAAGTCTactgaaatattttttgaaatatgtttataaaaatgtattattcacaaatatatttttggccatttttgtttgcttttatatatatatttaaaataaatatatttaaaggcatttatattcacgttgcatttgaagaaaaactttgttacaaacctgtaaacataacaggtttgagaagattaacatttaaaatattttcaactgcaaaaatagacatataaTTGGTAATGGACAACTTTTGCTGGGGCATGAGTTTTCCTTATAAATCATACATAGCCTACATAGCCTATACGTCTAAAATTAGGCTCCCATAATGAACCTAATCATTTGCGTCATCGCATTTAACCTactaatgctgggtacacaccaaaagataatcgggtTGATTTTGGGTCAATTTACCCCTTCCGACAGTCCTATGTCCCGATTATCTTGGTTCCTCAGATTATCTTTTCAGATTTTCCcttggtgtgaggtgtgttaagagtgtccgaacACGATCGGAAGAACGTAAGAATGACTTTTTccttcctgcatatcgtccgccatacttattttgaagattttgcgagatttcctgtgttACAGTCGAGATTCTCGTTGAAAATCagtttgtgtgtggtgtgctgtctttgacacatcatggcacaccacacactataggagcaaaatGATTAAATTTTTAATCCATATGGTTGTGGTCtaagacattttgaaaatcttataagatgtaaaaaatcttttggtgtgtacctaCCCAGCATTACGCAGCTAAAGCCATACCGAAAATATCCTGCACA is a window from the Misgurnus anguillicaudatus chromosome 21, ASM2758022v2, whole genome shotgun sequence genome containing:
- the dok7a gene encoding protein Dok-7, with translation MCDTVIAEGPGKIRDGKKWKSRWLVLRKPSPVADCLVLYVYKERGVKERGSVTLEQICGLEARVCGDDAVTFILSIICLTHTAVLGFDSREALQSWDLRLRYCLGEVHSFNVFVLPGTKLESGPATLHLCNNLLVIAKDLPAVITGHWNLLDLRRYGPVSNGFVFEGGTRCGVWAGVFCLASSDGEQISFLCDCIVRGISPSRGPFGLKPLLPECGISAVSLQDRLNHEAEELERRISLLSYSSASSSSVGSSVTGDTCSISGSSDTSECSIISRPVESVPLNSSETSHPIAPRTASQGEEAPSDSLSDGLRVPEDLIRSRKLKETGRQNSSDSGIATGSFSSYSGSLDACVAGDDHNTLLNLPPPANPEQHLCTCPPSPAHEYQVPSSLRYLYDTPLKLLEITRTAECSGDKRRSADDTGCPESGQTELSVRTQSQVCSEFFSQSDSDSALMHTGEGLKKGEGPPGMNCGNSADCPDARRKSLFITCSVCGGLKTTHLPEMTPLSIVSGKQSALPTSDVIAHPTHQESEAIRKPCISSTFHNQWKLTSERSQTNGYVSGLSDLLTHYSPAEQHRSVYESMSSSVAGLESRRPAHSIHALLYENCLHCRRGENRCHLPKINPTSKDQDTEELKRNQSNISESLCFSDEKLSVSLQQTNEEDKRTEKGTDDPEAMQSQMTERSSESIGGCSGSKLNSHHLIEGQCSLFDSQKSLKIICGLFAFPLDGLVKGESVTYVNIPISPVSKKQLNYMEVEHQEPGTPIRGRSSSKYAQIDITATEAAHRAGTQHALGREEGLQRRRGGAPQ